From the genome of Chanos chanos chromosome 5, fChaCha1.1, whole genome shotgun sequence, one region includes:
- the gna13a gene encoding guanine nucleotide-binding protein subunit alpha-13a isoform X1: MADFLPSRTAFVCFRPCLLSSNEAEQLRKSKEIDKCLSREKTYVEKLVKILLLGAGESGKSTFLKQMRIIHGQDFDQQAKEEFRATIYSNVIKGIRVLVDAREKLHIPWGDPSNQTHGETVMRFDTRSSMMAQGMVETKVFLHYLPSIRALWQDSGIQNAYDRRREFQLDYLPTQQDILLARRPTKGIHEYDFEIKNVPFKIVDVGGQRSERRKWFQCFDCVTSVLFIVSSSEFDQVLMEDRQTNRLMESLNIFETIVNNRVFANVSIILFLNKTDLLEEKVKTVSINDYFPDFTGEPHDLADVQKFLVECFRGKRREQQQKPLYHHFTTAINTENIRLVFRDVKDTILHDNLKQLMLQ; the protein is encoded by the exons ATGGCGGATTTCCTGCCCTCCCGgactgcatttgtttgttttcgacCCTGTCTCCTTTCAAGTAACGAAGCCGAACAGCTTAGAAAATCTAAAGAGATCGACAAATGTCTTTCCCGGGAGAAAACCTATGTAGAAAAACTCGTGAAAATATTATTACTGGGTGCTGGAGAAAGTGGCAAATCTACGTTCCTCAAACAAATGCGCATCATTCATGGGCAGGACTTCGATCAGCAGGCCAAAGAAGAGTTCCGGGCTACAATCTACAGCAATGTTATCAAAG GTATACGAGTGTTGGTGGACGCACGTGAAAAGCTGCACATTCCCTGGGGAGATCCGTCCAACCAGACGCACGGAGAGACAGTGATGCGCTTCGACACGCGTTCGTCTATGATGGCCCAGGGAATGGTGGAAACCAAGGTGTTTTTACATTACCTCCCCTCCATCCGTGCTCTATGGCAAGACAGTGGAATTCAGAATGCTTATGACAGACGGCGAGAATTCCAATTG GACTACCTACCCACACAGCAAGACATCCTTCTGGCACGGAGGCCAACCAAAGGCATCCACGAGTACGACTTCGAGATCAAGAACGTCCCGTTCAAGATCGTGGACGTGGGAGGGCAGCGTTCGGAGCGCCGGAAATGGTTCCAGTGTTTCGACTGCGTGACCTCGGTCCTCTTCATCGTCTCGTCCAGCGAGTTTGACCAGGTTCTGATGGAGGACCGCCAAACCAACAGACTCATGGAGTCGCTCAACATTTTCGAGACCATCGTCAACAACCGGGTGTTCGCCAACGTCTccatcatcctcttcctcaacAAGACGGACCTGTTAGAGGAGAAGGTCAAGACGGTTTCCATCAATGACTACTTCCCCGATTTTACCGGCGAGCCGCACGACCTAGCCGACGTTCAGAAGTTCTTGGTGGAGTGTTTCCGCGGCAAACGCCGGGAGCAGCAGCAGAAACCGCTCTATCACCATTTCACCACTGCCATAAACACGGAGAACATCCGACTGGTTTTCCGCGACGTTAAGGACACCATTTTACACGACAACCTTAAACAGCTCATGTTGCAATGA
- the gna13a gene encoding guanine nucleotide-binding protein subunit alpha-13a isoform X2 gives MADFLPSRTAFVCFRPCLLSSNEAEQLRKSKEIDKCLSREKTYVEKLVKILLLGAGESGKSTFLKQMRIIHGQDFDQQAKEEFRATIYSNVIKGIRVLVDAREKLHIPWGDPSNQTHGETVMRFDTRSSMMAQGMVETKVFLHYLPSIRALWQDSGIQNAYDRRREFQLGESVKYFLDNLDKIGKPDYLPTQQDILLARRPTKGIHEYDFEIKNVPFKIVDVGGQRSERRKWFQCFDCVTSVLFIVSSSEFDQVLMEDRQTNRLMESLNIFETIVNNRVFANVSIILFLNKTDLLEEKVKTVSINDYFPDFTGEPHDLADVQKFLVECFRGKRREQQQKPLYHHFTTAINTENIRLVFRDVKDTILHDNLKQLMLQ, from the exons ATGGCGGATTTCCTGCCCTCCCGgactgcatttgtttgttttcgacCCTGTCTCCTTTCAAGTAACGAAGCCGAACAGCTTAGAAAATCTAAAGAGATCGACAAATGTCTTTCCCGGGAGAAAACCTATGTAGAAAAACTCGTGAAAATATTATTACTGGGTGCTGGAGAAAGTGGCAAATCTACGTTCCTCAAACAAATGCGCATCATTCATGGGCAGGACTTCGATCAGCAGGCCAAAGAAGAGTTCCGGGCTACAATCTACAGCAATGTTATCAAAG GTATACGAGTGTTGGTGGACGCACGTGAAAAGCTGCACATTCCCTGGGGAGATCCGTCCAACCAGACGCACGGAGAGACAGTGATGCGCTTCGACACGCGTTCGTCTATGATGGCCCAGGGAATGGTGGAAACCAAGGTGTTTTTACATTACCTCCCCTCCATCCGTGCTCTATGGCAAGACAGTGGAATTCAGAATGCTTATGACAGACGGCGAGAATTCCAATTG GGTGAATCAGTCAAATATTTCTTGGACAACCTGGATAAAATTGGGAAGCCg GACTACCTACCCACACAGCAAGACATCCTTCTGGCACGGAGGCCAACCAAAGGCATCCACGAGTACGACTTCGAGATCAAGAACGTCCCGTTCAAGATCGTGGACGTGGGAGGGCAGCGTTCGGAGCGCCGGAAATGGTTCCAGTGTTTCGACTGCGTGACCTCGGTCCTCTTCATCGTCTCGTCCAGCGAGTTTGACCAGGTTCTGATGGAGGACCGCCAAACCAACAGACTCATGGAGTCGCTCAACATTTTCGAGACCATCGTCAACAACCGGGTGTTCGCCAACGTCTccatcatcctcttcctcaacAAGACGGACCTGTTAGAGGAGAAGGTCAAGACGGTTTCCATCAATGACTACTTCCCCGATTTTACCGGCGAGCCGCACGACCTAGCCGACGTTCAGAAGTTCTTGGTGGAGTGTTTCCGCGGCAAACGCCGGGAGCAGCAGCAGAAACCGCTCTATCACCATTTCACCACTGCCATAAACACGGAGAACATCCGACTGGTTTTCCGCGACGTTAAGGACACCATTTTACACGACAACCTTAAACAGCTCATGTTGCAATGA
- the amz2 gene encoding archaemetzincin-2 — protein MQVIEHPVETLRTALVSSRKDLIEQYKQYSKEERKLLEDGLQPGSALFNPVTVHSDSDWIPSHPEAPQDFQSFFSNPHRRSPSKGHKTIYMQTIGSFGEGEDITEQYVEWLRQYCQAFYHGLAVKLLPTVTVASTGCTFRVNNNTYNLQLHAGDLLNFLKKKKPKDAFCIVGITMIDLYPRDSWNFVFGQASLNEGMGVFSFARYDDNFYSRSYPGRLKSTKKLHPDDYTVFQNYYTPPITSTLLFRSCKTLTHEIGHIFGIKHCQWLQCVMQGSNHLEESDRRPPDLCPVCLRKLQTAVGFKISDRYEALLGWIEDGGRSSEGHSAKPTEAFLEYKQWLCKCISMLEA, from the exons ATGCAGGTGATTGAGCATCCGGTGGAGACACTGCGCACTGCGCTGGTGTCATCTCGTAAAGATTTGATCGAACAATACAAACAGTACAGCAAAGAAGAGAGGAAACTCCTGGAGGACGGTCTGCAGCCTGGCAGTGCGCTTTTCAATCCCGTCACGGTGCACTCAGACTCTGATTGGATCCCCTCGCACCCAGAAGCACCTCAGGACTTTCAAAGCTTTTTCAGCAACCCACACCGCCGTTCTCCTAGCAAGGGTCACAAAACCATTTACATGCAGACCATCG GTTCGTTTGGGGAGGGTGAAGATATCACGGAGCAGTACGTTGAGTGGCTGAGGCAGTATTGTCAGGCGTTCTATCACGGGCTCGCGGTTAAACTCCTTCCTACAGTGACTGTTGCTTCTACAGGTTGCACCTTCCGAGTGAACAACAACACGTACAACCTTCAGCTTCATGCTG GAGATTTGCTGAActttttgaaaaagaagaaacctaAAGATGCCTTTTGCATTGTGGGGATCACCATGATTGATCTGTATCCCAGGGACTCCTGGAACTTTGTGTTTGGCCAGGCGTCTCTCAACGAAG GAATGGGAGTTTTTAGCTTTGCCAGGTACGATGACAACTTCTACAGCAGGAGTTACCCAGGACGACTGAAGAGTACAAAGAAGCTGCATCCTGACGACTACACAGTGTTCCAAAACTATTACACCCCGCCCATCACCAGCACTCTCCTGTTCAGGTCATGTAAG ACTCTGACTCACGAGATCGGACACATATTTGGCATTAAACACTGTCAGTGGCTGCAGTGTGTCATGCAAGGCTCCAATCACTTGGAGGAGTCTGACCGACGCCCGCCTGACCTCTGCCCCGTGTGTCTGCGCAAACTGCAGACCGCAGTTGGTTTCAAGATATCAGACAGATACGAG GCTCTGTTGGGCTGGATTGAGGATGGAGGCCGCAGCTCTGAAGGACACTCAGCTAAACCCACAGAAGCCTTTCTGGAGTACAAACAGTGGCTGTGTAAGTGCATCAGCATGCTGGAGgcttaa
- the rgs9b gene encoding regulator of G-protein signaling 9b: protein MTIRNVRDHGQRYRPRMACLKKVEALVLEMQDPKTGVKSQTQRLVITTIPHAITGEDIVAWIVNRFKIDAPEAQSIGSMMVAFGYIYPLQDHKRLIIKPDSSLYRFQTPYFWPAQQWPVEDTDYAIYLAKRNIRKKGMLELHEQEQYNRLHKWMNHKWDFIVMQAKEQYRAGKERKKPDRVVFDCQERAYWVVHRPPPGTVSAMDYGLDRLMDPNMEEKKTPDYYRRIIIFTHQCIMRPRVKSSVSIGAIVKYATTYRQHDPFLCACLPSNPWLTDDVTYWDLNKPNVEIPTKMRVERWTFSFGELLNDPRGRADFRLFLKKEFSGENLAFWESCEDLKWGAAVTMKEKAQQIYKTFLARGAPRWINIDGKTMEITVKGLSHPHRYVLDAAQTHIYMLMKKDSYGRYLKSPVFKDTQKKAISPEPHRFSEAQLEQNAKKRRPSLSPILLRQQEEEQKAKLAASGPVDITQLCRFTAPVPHLAVYTGICEAQTNASPGLMTLPNSAACPSPISVAIDSTPASERRFDGHGGPASAHFPSIAESAEASASEESQPPASRSRVASSLSRLLRRGCVAQSVFASLSPKCAVAAGGGKVQPLSTEPLTQSQPRRIANFFQIKVDIPPECRIYPIDSEDEEEESPGAARGGVKEIICPWETVTKQDGAG, encoded by the exons ATGACTATCAGGAATGTGCGGGATCATGGTCAGCGGTACAGACCACGAATGGCATGCCTGAAAAAG GTGGAGGCTCTGGTCTTGGAGATGCAAGACCCTAAGACGGGAGTGAAATCTCAAACCCAGAGACTTGTCATCACCACAATCCCACATGCCATCACAg GTGAGGATATTGTTGCCTGGATTGTTAACCGGTTTAAAATAGATGCTCCTG AGGCCCAATCCATTGGAAGCATGATGGTGGCCTTCGGGTACATTTATCCACTGCAAGATCACAAAAGACTGATTATTAAACCAGATTCCTCACTCTACCGTTTTCAG ACACCGTATTTCTGGCCTGCACAGCAGTGGCCAGTGGAGGATACAGACTACG cAATCTACTTAGCAAAGAGAAACATCCGGAAGAAAGGCATGTTGGAATTGCATGAACAG GAACAGTACAACAGACTTCACAAATGGATGAACCACAAATGGGATTTTATTGTGATGCAAGCCAAAGAGCAGTACAG gGCCGGtaaggagaggaaaaaaccaGACCGTGTGGTGTTTGATTGCCAGGAGAGGGCTTACTGGGTCGTCCACAGGCCACCA CCAGGAACAGTCAGCGCCATGGATTATGGATTAGATCGACTTATGGATCCCAATATGGAGGAG aaaaagaCGCCTGACTACTACAGAAGAATT ATTATTTTTACTCATCAGTGCATTATGAGGCCAAGAGTGAAGTCATCTGTGTCCATTGGCGC tATCGTGAAGTACGCGACGACCTACAGGCAGCACGACCCATTCCTTTGCGCTTGTCTGCCAAGTAACCCTTGGCTGACAGATGACGTGACCTACTGGGACCTCAACAAGCCAAA CGTTGAAATCCCCACTAAAATGAGAGTAGAGCGCTGGACGTTTAGCTTTGGGGAATTGCTCAATGACCCTCGTGGGCGGGCCGATTTCCGTCTTTTCCTGAAAAAGGAGTTCAGCG GTGAGAATCTTGCCTTCTGGGAGTCTTGTGAGGATCTGAAGTGGGGTGCAGCTGTGACCATGAAAGAAAAGGCTCAACAGATCTATAA GACTTTCTTAGCTCGTGGCGCCCCCCGGTGGATAAACATTGACGGGAAGACTATGGAAATTACCGTGAAGGGTCTGTCTCATCCCCATCGCTATGTACTGGATGCGGCTCAAACTCATATCTACATGCTTATGAAAAAG GATTCTTACGGCAGATATCTAAAATCCCCAGTATTCAAAGACACTCAGAAAAAGGCCATCTCTCCTGAGCCACACAGATTCAG tgaagcGCAGCTGGAGCAGAATGCAAAGAAGCGACGGCCCAGTCTGAGCCCCATCCTCCTCaggcagcaggaggaggagcagaaagCCAAGCTGGCCGCCAGCGGTCCCGTGGACATCACACAG CTGTGTCGATTCACCGCGCCTGTGCCTCACCTGGCGGTTTACACCGGCATCTGTGAAGCACAGACCAACGCCTCACCGGGCCTTATGACACTACCGAACAGTGCCGCCTGCCCCTCCCCTATCAGCGTGGCCATTGACAGCACACCTGCCTCTGAACGGAGGTTCGATGGTCACGGGGGTCCCGCCTCCGCTCATTTTCCATCCATCGCAGAGAGCGCAGAGGCTTCGGCCTCCGAGGAGAGCCAGCCGCCGGCGTCTAGGTCTCGTGTAGCCTCGTCGCTGAGCCGTCTCCTCCGCAGAGGGTGTGTCGCTCAGTCGGTCTTTGCCAGTCTGTCACCGAAGTGTGCCGTAGCGGCAGGTGGTGGAAAAGTGCAACCCCTTAGCACGGAGCCTCTCACACAAAGCCAACCCAGGAGGATCGCAAA